One segment of Myxococcales bacterium DNA contains the following:
- a CDS encoding PEP-CTERM sorting domain-containing protein, whose protein sequence is MDDWNVRRKARGRIRRAKSRRRRQRITAASLMLLLLLSVFAVGSVRYGESRDTETRIATQHQRSYTMPRVSPLLARAEVVKRDSQLPQVLNFVERFPDYRNPPRVEDPNLSSGDEGGTPPVEAAQELVILDDLRAAPPKSMFINAVFDNSDRDTAQEDSGPRWVFNDPLDNNLLDLAGHPDEGEGSIPAVPEPGSSTLLGLGLVALAVRRKLNERRRE, encoded by the coding sequence ATGGATGACTGGAACGTTCGCAGAAAGGCGCGTGGCCGGATACGTCGTGCAAAATCACGCAGACGTCGCCAGCGTATCACCGCCGCGAGTTTGATGTTGTTGCTCCTGCTCTCCGTGTTCGCCGTCGGCTCGGTCAGGTATGGAGAATCGCGCGACACCGAAACCAGAATCGCCACTCAGCATCAACGCAGCTACACGATGCCCCGTGTTTCCCCGTTGCTAGCACGCGCCGAAGTCGTGAAACGCGATAGCCAATTGCCGCAGGTCCTGAACTTCGTAGAGCGCTTTCCTGATTACCGCAATCCCCCCAGAGTCGAAGACCCCAACCTGAGCAGTGGCGACGAGGGGGGTACCCCTCCGGTTGAGGCTGCCCAGGAATTGGTGATCCTCGACGATCTCCGCGCGGCGCCACCAAAGTCGATGTTCATTAATGCCGTATTCGACAACTCCGACCGCGATACAGCGCAAGAAGATTCTGGACCCCGATGGGTCTTCAACGATCCCCTCGACAACAATCTCCTCGATCTGGCTGGACACCCGGACGAAGGTGAAGGTTCGATTCCCGCAGTCCCCGAACCCGGATCCAGCACTCTGCTCGGACTTGGATTGGTCGCTCTCGCGGTTCGACGTAAACTCAACGAGAGACGCAGGGAATAG
- a CDS encoding (Fe-S)-binding protein — translation MAELSRLDAIYQKSLDCVHCGLCLSACPTYLATGQENASPRGRIYLMRGVVEGRIPLAGLAAEEAFRCVGCRACETACPSGVEYGSMLELMREEVDQQGLRDGWPRSIERFALRQIVPKRWRLHALVSLLGLAQRSGLDRFVLSLLSKLSLLPESVRHAHGFMPDIPSRRARRPLPIHTPAIGERRGCVAFLAGCVMHEIFPDVNRATVRVLAENGYDVLVPRAQGCCGALHAHTGDSETAHRLAERNAAAFAEHSIDALVVNSAGCGTALREAEAWIGEEGRALAEKVRDVCEFLDEVGLRFPENPNDRPPIRICYDDPCHLIHTQGVAKAPRRLLESLPGVELVAHENPDHCCGAAGIYNLTQRELSGQILEEKMNSLAQVNPDLIATGNPGCMMQLRRGVEERGMKTRVQHPIELIAALYPIGPTESR, via the coding sequence ATGGCCGAGCTCTCCCGCCTGGATGCGATCTACCAAAAGAGCCTCGACTGCGTTCACTGCGGCCTGTGTCTGTCTGCTTGCCCCACCTATCTCGCGACGGGACAAGAGAATGCATCGCCTCGGGGCCGCATCTATCTCATGCGCGGCGTCGTCGAAGGTAGAATTCCCTTGGCGGGACTCGCCGCCGAAGAAGCGTTCAGATGCGTAGGTTGCCGCGCCTGCGAAACCGCGTGTCCCTCGGGTGTCGAATACGGTTCCATGCTCGAGTTGATGCGTGAGGAAGTCGACCAGCAGGGGCTGCGAGACGGATGGCCGCGCAGCATCGAGCGGTTTGCGTTGCGCCAGATCGTCCCCAAACGATGGCGACTGCACGCCCTCGTCTCTCTGCTCGGTCTTGCCCAGCGCTCAGGTCTTGATCGCTTCGTCTTATCGTTGTTGTCGAAGCTTTCGCTGCTGCCCGAATCCGTGCGCCATGCCCATGGCTTCATGCCGGATATCCCCTCTCGGCGCGCTCGCCGACCGCTCCCAATCCACACTCCTGCGATCGGCGAACGGCGGGGTTGCGTCGCATTTCTCGCGGGTTGTGTGATGCACGAGATCTTTCCGGATGTGAATCGCGCCACGGTGCGGGTGCTCGCTGAAAACGGTTACGACGTTTTGGTGCCCAGAGCCCAGGGTTGTTGCGGCGCATTGCATGCCCACACTGGAGACTCCGAGACCGCTCATCGCCTGGCGGAGCGCAACGCCGCTGCTTTCGCTGAACATTCGATCGACGCCCTGGTGGTGAACTCGGCCGGCTGCGGAACCGCTTTGCGAGAGGCCGAGGCGTGGATCGGCGAAGAGGGCCGCGCGCTCGCAGAAAAAGTTCGAGACGTCTGCGAGTTCCTCGACGAAGTGGGCCTGCGATTTCCCGAGAACCCCAACGACAGACCACCGATTCGGATCTGTTACGACGATCCCTGTCATCTGATTCACACGCAAGGCGTCGCCAAGGCGCCCCGGCGTTTGCTCGAATCGCTGCCCGGAGTGGAGTTGGTCGCGCACGAAAATCCCGACCACTGCTGCGGCGCCGCCGGAATTTACAATCTCACTCAGCGCGAACTCTCCGGACAAATCCTGGAAGAGAAGATGAACTCACTCGCACAGGTGAATCCCGACCTGATCGCGACCGGCAATCCGGGTTGCATGATGCAGTTGCGACGCGGAGTCGAGGAACGGGGGATGAAGACCCGGGTGCAGCATCCGATCGAGTTGATCGCCGCGCTCTATCCAATCGGTCCCACGGAGTCCCGCTGA
- a CDS encoding SDR family NAD(P)-dependent oxidoreductase, producing MLDGKVAIVTGAARGLGREEALELARQGARVVVNDLGVSSDGTGQDTKAADAVVEEIRSAGGEAVAHFGDVADWNDSQAMIRTAIDTYGDLNILVNNAGFCRDRMIFNMSEEDFDAVIRVHVKGNFCSLKFAAMYWRERAKSTGGPVYGRIIGTSSEAFLYCPVGQPNYAAGKAGITALTLSTGQAVMKYGVTANVICPRARTRMTDTGGMLSQMFAKPEEGFDMFDPANIAPLVAYLGSPAAKNISGQVFTCCGENITVVGRPDITQPESQFHNQGAWTTEKLEQQLGSYFAKRKFGEGYALPSA from the coding sequence ATGTTGGACGGGAAAGTAGCGATCGTTACCGGCGCGGCCCGAGGGCTGGGCCGGGAAGAGGCGCTCGAACTCGCACGCCAGGGCGCGCGGGTCGTGGTCAACGATCTTGGCGTGTCTTCCGATGGGACGGGACAAGACACCAAAGCGGCAGACGCCGTGGTGGAAGAAATTCGCTCGGCTGGCGGTGAAGCTGTGGCGCATTTTGGGGACGTCGCCGATTGGAACGATTCCCAGGCGATGATCCGGACCGCAATCGACACCTATGGCGACCTCAATATTCTGGTCAACAACGCGGGCTTCTGTCGCGACCGGATGATCTTCAACATGAGCGAAGAAGACTTCGATGCCGTGATCCGCGTGCACGTGAAGGGAAACTTCTGCTCCTTGAAGTTTGCTGCGATGTACTGGCGCGAACGAGCCAAGAGCACCGGCGGGCCGGTCTACGGTCGCATCATCGGCACTTCGTCAGAGGCTTTTCTCTACTGCCCGGTCGGCCAACCCAACTACGCGGCAGGCAAAGCGGGAATTACGGCACTGACCCTCTCGACCGGACAGGCCGTTATGAAGTACGGAGTTACAGCCAACGTAATCTGCCCCCGGGCCCGCACCCGTATGACGGATACCGGTGGGATGCTCTCGCAAATGTTCGCCAAGCCCGAAGAAGGCTTTGACATGTTCGATCCCGCGAACATTGCACCCTTGGTCGCCTACCTGGGATCACCGGCTGCGAAAAATATCTCGGGACAAGTTTTTACTTGCTGCGGCGAGAACATCACCGTGGTGGGACGACCTGATATCACCCAGCCCGAAAGTCAGTTCCACAATCAAGGAGCGTGGACAACCGAAAAACTCGAGCAACAACTCGGGTCGTACTTTGCGAAGCGTAAGTTTGGCGAGGGCTACGCGCTACCGAGTGCGTGA
- a CDS encoding FAD-binding protein translates to MTALVDQLRAIVGQEACLSRPEELFVYECDGLTLDPSLPSIVVLPKTTSQVVEIVKACRQHDTPFVPRGAGTGLSGGAHAKSNAVVIETSRMNRIIDVDVENRIARVQPGLVNLHLSKAVSPHGLYYAPDPSSQQVCTIGGNVAENAGGPHTLKYGATTDNVLSVEIVMPDGEVLVLGHESGFGSGYDLVGVVTGSEGTLGIVTEVTVKLLEIPEGIETLLGIFPDVVSACRAVMDIIGSGMVPAALEIIDRRTIEVVEDSVYRAGLPRTAGAVLLAELDGARCALDDQVVRMQQLCRDAGASEVRIAKDSEERDLFWKARKGSFGAMGRLAPDLYVHDAVVPRAQLPGILEQVSEIGERYGLLLANVFHAGDGNLHPIISFDRRDPDELDRVMKAGREILEACLAVGGVLTGEHGVGTEKREFMSLLFSDADLDAMMRLRRCFNPDGCCNPGKVLPVTRACVESNPAARDALLELIP, encoded by the coding sequence ATGACCGCCCTGGTCGACCAGCTCCGAGCGATCGTGGGGCAAGAAGCTTGTCTCTCTCGGCCCGAAGAACTCTTTGTCTATGAGTGCGATGGCCTGACGCTGGACCCCTCCCTTCCATCGATCGTGGTGTTGCCGAAGACAACATCCCAGGTCGTCGAGATCGTCAAGGCTTGTCGTCAGCACGACACGCCGTTCGTCCCCCGCGGCGCGGGAACAGGCCTCTCGGGTGGAGCCCACGCCAAGTCGAACGCGGTGGTGATCGAAACCTCGCGCATGAATCGCATCATTGATGTCGATGTGGAGAATCGCATCGCACGAGTTCAGCCCGGTCTGGTGAACCTGCACTTGTCCAAGGCAGTGTCGCCTCACGGTCTCTATTACGCCCCCGACCCATCGAGCCAGCAGGTCTGCACAATTGGTGGCAACGTCGCCGAAAATGCGGGCGGCCCCCACACCCTGAAGTACGGGGCCACGACCGACAATGTGCTGTCGGTCGAGATCGTGATGCCGGACGGCGAGGTTCTGGTACTGGGACACGAATCGGGTTTCGGATCCGGCTACGACCTGGTAGGGGTCGTTACTGGTAGCGAGGGTACTTTGGGAATCGTCACGGAAGTGACGGTCAAGTTGTTGGAAATTCCCGAAGGCATCGAAACTCTGCTCGGCATCTTTCCGGACGTCGTTTCGGCGTGTCGCGCGGTGATGGATATCATCGGCAGTGGCATGGTCCCGGCGGCGCTCGAGATCATTGATCGCAGAACCATCGAAGTTGTCGAAGACAGTGTCTACAGGGCCGGCTTGCCCCGCACGGCGGGTGCCGTACTGCTGGCGGAACTCGACGGTGCGCGCTGTGCCCTCGACGATCAGGTTGTGCGCATGCAGCAGCTCTGCCGCGACGCGGGGGCCAGCGAGGTGCGGATCGCCAAGGACAGCGAGGAACGGGATCTGTTCTGGAAGGCGCGCAAGGGTTCGTTTGGCGCGATGGGGCGTCTCGCGCCCGATCTCTACGTGCACGATGCCGTTGTCCCCCGCGCCCAGTTGCCGGGAATCCTCGAGCAAGTGAGCGAAATTGGCGAGCGTTACGGCCTGCTGTTGGCCAACGTTTTTCACGCCGGGGACGGAAATCTGCATCCCATCATTTCTTTTGACAGGCGCGACCCCGACGAACTCGATCGTGTGATGAAGGCCGGCCGTGAGATTTTAGAGGCCTGCCTTGCGGTGGGAGGCGTGCTCACGGGGGAGCACGGTGTCGGCACTGAAAAGCGGGAATTCATGAGTCTGCTCTTCAGCGACGCAGACCTCGACGCCATGATGAGGCTGCGGCGCTGCTTCAACCCGGATGGCTGTTGTAATCCCGGCAAGGTGCTGCCGGTTACGCGTGCGTGCGTGGAATCGAATCCGGCTGCGCGAGACGCTCTGTTGGAACTCATCCCATGA
- the folP gene encoding dihydropteroate synthase — MRAPELVGILNITEDSFSDGGQFLAPDRAVDHARHLMDSGARLVELGPASSHPDAQKVGADLEISRLESVVGALVEANIPFGVDSFETATQRWSLAGGASMLNDIQGFADEKFWDELADHSCDLVVMHSIQGRGPATRAPAQKGPILDHVLAFFETRLASLERAGIARERIVVDPGMGFFLGASPEPSLAVLRELSRLRREVGCRVLISVSRKSFLGALCSDPRTGSERPIAERLPATLAAELFAARQGVDWIRTHDVKSLSDVLQTSLVLEGESFFAPHALNSDLLD; from the coding sequence ATGCGCGCTCCAGAACTCGTGGGCATCTTGAATATCACCGAGGATTCGTTCTCGGACGGCGGCCAATTTCTCGCACCCGATCGTGCGGTCGATCACGCTCGTCATCTGATGGACAGCGGCGCAAGGCTCGTCGAACTCGGTCCCGCGTCCAGTCATCCAGATGCACAGAAGGTTGGGGCCGATCTCGAGATCTCGCGCCTCGAATCCGTGGTCGGCGCTCTGGTCGAAGCGAATATTCCCTTCGGAGTCGATTCGTTCGAAACCGCTACCCAACGTTGGTCTCTCGCCGGGGGGGCTTCGATGCTCAACGACATCCAGGGTTTTGCGGACGAGAAATTCTGGGACGAACTTGCAGATCACAGCTGCGATCTGGTGGTGATGCATTCAATCCAGGGGCGCGGCCCTGCCACCCGCGCGCCCGCACAGAAGGGGCCGATACTGGATCACGTGCTCGCCTTCTTCGAGACTCGGCTCGCCAGTCTCGAGCGGGCGGGAATTGCGCGCGAGCGAATTGTGGTGGACCCCGGCATGGGGTTCTTCCTGGGTGCAAGTCCGGAGCCATCCCTTGCGGTGCTGCGAGAGCTTTCCCGACTGCGCCGGGAGGTTGGATGCAGGGTTCTCATTTCGGTATCTCGCAAATCGTTTCTGGGTGCGCTTTGTTCGGATCCTCGGACTGGAAGCGAGCGCCCCATTGCGGAGCGTCTGCCCGCGACATTGGCAGCTGAACTCTTTGCCGCGCGCCAGGGTGTGGATTGGATTCGAACCCACGATGTAAAGAGCCTGAGCGATGTCCTCCAGACCAGCCTCGTCCTCGAAGGCGAGTCGTTCTTCGCACCCCACGCTCTCAATTCGGATTTGTTAGATTAA
- a CDS encoding sel1 repeat family protein produces MKTRKITSIFALMLGSSLLSGCASLSQKTGLDKVERSAADHSTMNVEAFQALQDAATAGSPLAQYNLGLAYAYGQGVMLNPVKAAEWYTKSANQALPEAQYNLGMAYFTGDGVPHDVEEALKWLRSAADLGDADAQFNIGLLYLSGEIVPKDPDEALKWFQFAAEQGYAKAQANLGVAYARGRGVDKDPATAIEWYTKAAEQDHALAQYNLASNYEFGVGVDRDIEEAMGWYHKAANRGVPVAQYRLGLAYYSGDGVDRDPVEAHKWLLLASDAGNMQAQNHLENVVGLLSDGQSAAARRAADSWNKRHFSADNTL; encoded by the coding sequence ATGAAAACTCGAAAGATCACATCCATCTTTGCGCTGATGCTCGGATCGAGCTTGCTCTCCGGTTGCGCCAGCTTGAGCCAAAAAACAGGTCTCGATAAAGTGGAACGCAGCGCTGCGGATCACTCGACAATGAACGTCGAAGCGTTTCAGGCACTCCAGGACGCAGCAACGGCCGGCAGCCCACTTGCGCAATACAACCTCGGACTCGCGTACGCGTACGGCCAGGGTGTGATGCTCAACCCGGTGAAGGCCGCCGAGTGGTACACCAAGAGTGCGAATCAGGCTCTTCCCGAAGCGCAGTACAACCTCGGCATGGCCTATTTCACGGGAGACGGCGTCCCACACGACGTCGAAGAGGCTCTGAAATGGCTGCGCAGCGCTGCCGATCTCGGCGACGCCGACGCACAGTTCAACATCGGCCTTCTCTATCTCAGTGGCGAGATTGTGCCAAAAGATCCAGACGAAGCGCTGAAATGGTTCCAGTTCGCGGCGGAACAGGGATACGCAAAGGCGCAAGCCAATCTCGGCGTTGCCTACGCCCGGGGTCGCGGTGTCGACAAGGACCCGGCGACTGCGATCGAGTGGTACACCAAAGCTGCAGAGCAGGACCACGCGCTTGCCCAGTACAACCTTGCGTCCAACTACGAATTTGGGGTCGGAGTCGATCGCGATATCGAAGAAGCGATGGGCTGGTATCACAAAGCTGCGAACAGGGGCGTTCCCGTTGCGCAGTACCGACTCGGCCTGGCTTACTATTCAGGTGACGGAGTGGATCGCGATCCAGTCGAAGCTCATAAATGGCTGTTGCTCGCCTCGGATGCGGGGAACATGCAGGCCCAGAACCACCTGGAAAACGTTGTCGGGCTGCTGTCCGATGGACAGAGTGCCGCTGCTCGACGCGCTGCCGACAGTTGGAACAAGAGACACTTCAGCGCGGACAACACGCTCTAG
- a CDS encoding steroid 3-ketoacyl-CoA thiolase yields MAEAVIVEAQRTAIARGKKIKGDLSGFHPAALLGAVMDGVIDKSGIDPALVEQIIGGCVTQAGEQAGNVTRIAWLNRNKGWAGGATTVDSQCGSGQQANHLVRALTAVGSIDCGIAGGVEVMSHVGLGANVINGPGFFIPSKEQGWRWEMSPEQFTAAERIAQKRGITRQDVDEWGMRSQQLAAQARDEGRFKNEILPINAPVLDDEGNPTGETRLVETDQGIRPSTLEGLANLKEVIPGCMHTAGNSSQISDGAAAVLWMSADKAKELGLKPRARIISDVVVGADPYFLLDGPIDATQALLKKAGMEIGDIDLFEVNEAFASVVLSWLRTCGAQESDVNVNGGAIALGHPVGATGSRLIITALHELERSDKSTALITMCCGAAVGTGTIIERI; encoded by the coding sequence ATGGCCGAGGCCGTCATCGTCGAAGCACAGCGAACTGCCATTGCACGGGGAAAGAAAATAAAGGGTGACCTGAGCGGGTTTCATCCTGCGGCGCTGTTGGGTGCCGTGATGGACGGCGTCATCGACAAGTCGGGAATCGACCCCGCGTTGGTCGAGCAGATCATTGGCGGCTGCGTGACCCAGGCCGGTGAGCAGGCGGGCAACGTGACCCGCATCGCATGGTTGAACCGAAACAAGGGTTGGGCCGGTGGAGCCACGACTGTCGACTCCCAATGTGGGTCTGGGCAACAGGCCAATCACCTGGTGCGGGCATTGACCGCGGTAGGGAGCATCGATTGCGGTATTGCCGGCGGAGTTGAAGTGATGAGCCACGTTGGGCTCGGTGCCAACGTGATCAACGGTCCGGGCTTCTTCATTCCCAGCAAGGAACAGGGGTGGCGGTGGGAAATGTCGCCCGAACAGTTCACCGCGGCAGAACGGATCGCGCAGAAGCGCGGGATCACCCGCCAGGATGTCGATGAGTGGGGCATGCGATCCCAGCAGCTCGCCGCCCAGGCGCGGGACGAGGGTCGCTTCAAGAATGAAATTCTGCCAATCAACGCACCGGTGCTCGACGACGAAGGCAACCCCACCGGAGAGACCCGGCTGGTTGAAACCGACCAGGGAATTCGTCCCAGTACTCTCGAGGGTTTGGCGAATCTCAAGGAAGTCATCCCCGGCTGCATGCACACCGCGGGCAACTCGTCGCAAATCTCTGACGGTGCGGCTGCGGTGCTCTGGATGTCGGCGGACAAAGCCAAGGAGTTGGGGCTCAAGCCACGGGCGCGCATCATTTCCGATGTCGTGGTCGGTGCCGATCCGTACTTCTTGCTCGACGGTCCGATCGATGCCACCCAGGCACTGCTCAAGAAGGCGGGAATGGAGATCGGAGACATCGACCTGTTCGAAGTCAACGAAGCGTTTGCCTCCGTCGTGCTTTCATGGTTGAGAACCTGTGGTGCGCAGGAGAGTGACGTGAATGTAAACGGCGGCGCGATCGCCCTGGGTCACCCGGTTGGTGCGACTGGATCTCGCTTGATCATTACGGCGTTGCATGAACTCGAGCGCTCCGACAAGAGCACGGCCTTGATCACCATGTGTTGCGGCGCCGCGGTGGGGACGGGGACGATCATCGAGCGCATCTGA
- a CDS encoding HDOD domain-containing protein, translating to MCARLLAVHCGEDNVERFFVAGLLHDIGSIVIYLRGGRKLKRLMNRCINDHQYLSEAERGIFGFDHADVGRELLQLWGLPDALVEAVNAHHTPSRTKRFPRVANILHVSEFLVEARAMGSNGEHLVAPLNHDAWLELGLSTDYLPLIYQDLETQWRDAQIELLGSDGSPQ from the coding sequence GTGTGTGCACGACTACTGGCGGTTCACTGCGGAGAAGACAACGTCGAACGTTTCTTTGTAGCGGGCTTGCTGCACGATATCGGAAGCATCGTGATCTACCTGCGCGGCGGCCGGAAGCTCAAACGACTCATGAATCGCTGTATCAATGATCATCAATATCTCTCCGAAGCCGAGCGCGGGATCTTCGGCTTCGACCACGCGGACGTAGGTCGCGAACTCCTGCAACTCTGGGGTCTCCCCGACGCGCTGGTCGAGGCGGTCAACGCCCATCACACTCCCTCCCGAACAAAGCGTTTTCCTCGGGTCGCAAACATCCTCCACGTTTCGGAATTTCTCGTCGAAGCTCGGGCCATGGGGAGCAATGGAGAGCACCTGGTGGCGCCACTGAACCATGACGCCTGGCTCGAGCTGGGCCTCAGCACCGACTACCTTCCGCTGATCTATCAGGATCTCGAAACCCAATGGCGAGATGCCCAGATCGAGTTGCTGGGGAGCGACGGATCGCCGCAATGA
- a CDS encoding FAD-binding oxidoreductase encodes MTAAVIERLRNAFDPAIFEEPSGIEVDGCEIIGQLSPRDVESLCQVLALLNEQQIPVLIRGGGTRIGLGNCPDEVQVLLSTRSLSGVRRFEPDDGVVEVSAGTPLEEVRKAVLAKGWELPIDAGGSRATVGGAIACAAYGPRCLGFGPVRRNVLGLEVVNAAGTLTRCGGRVVKNVTGFDLAKIYTGSLGTLGVISGAWLRLQPKPRAIEVRVAEFSQTDQALAGGIRVSRRSSARACVLLSPEVARRVGLEHSLAASWILLAEFAGEASECRHDAAWLETEMGANRPSVSSGDDALAMIDAVRDSLVAGPEVAGVRVRIAALGTKLESCIRPLTKAGARMTVDPGLGLVFAEQAAGSGPGEVSAFIEVARTAAQTASGTLVLESVPSEFKRGIDVFGDELGPELALMRKLKEEFDPKRLLNPGRFVGGI; translated from the coding sequence ATGACCGCAGCTGTGATCGAACGACTCCGCAACGCATTTGATCCCGCAATCTTCGAAGAGCCATCGGGGATCGAGGTTGATGGGTGTGAGATCATCGGCCAGTTGTCGCCTCGCGACGTCGAATCTCTATGCCAGGTGCTTGCGTTGTTGAATGAGCAACAAATTCCCGTCTTGATCCGCGGTGGCGGGACCCGCATCGGACTGGGCAACTGTCCAGATGAAGTACAGGTCTTGCTCTCGACCCGCTCTCTTTCCGGAGTTCGGCGTTTCGAGCCGGATGACGGAGTGGTCGAAGTGTCGGCGGGCACACCACTCGAGGAAGTCCGCAAAGCCGTGCTGGCCAAAGGCTGGGAACTACCCATTGACGCCGGAGGCTCGCGGGCAACCGTTGGCGGCGCGATCGCGTGCGCGGCATACGGTCCGCGCTGCCTGGGCTTTGGGCCCGTGCGGAGAAACGTGCTCGGGCTCGAGGTCGTAAACGCAGCGGGCACACTGACCCGATGCGGGGGGCGAGTGGTCAAGAACGTTACGGGTTTCGATCTCGCCAAGATCTACACCGGTAGCCTCGGCACCCTCGGTGTCATATCGGGTGCCTGGTTGCGCCTGCAACCGAAGCCCCGGGCCATCGAAGTGCGGGTGGCAGAATTTTCGCAAACCGATCAAGCGCTTGCCGGCGGCATTCGGGTGAGTCGCCGGAGTTCGGCGCGAGCATGCGTGTTGCTCAGTCCCGAGGTTGCGCGACGGGTCGGACTCGAACACTCGTTGGCGGCAAGTTGGATTCTACTGGCCGAGTTCGCGGGTGAAGCGTCCGAGTGTCGCCACGACGCCGCTTGGCTCGAAACTGAAATGGGCGCCAACCGGCCAAGCGTGTCCTCGGGCGACGACGCCCTCGCCATGATCGACGCAGTGCGGGATTCGCTGGTCGCGGGTCCCGAGGTCGCAGGGGTTCGAGTTCGAATCGCCGCATTGGGGACCAAGCTCGAATCGTGCATTCGCCCCCTGACCAAAGCGGGTGCGCGCATGACCGTGGATCCCGGCCTGGGTCTGGTGTTTGCGGAGCAAGCGGCGGGAAGTGGACCCGGAGAAGTCAGCGCGTTCATCGAGGTGGCGCGTACTGCGGCCCAGACGGCTTCGGGAACTCTGGTGCTGGAGTCCGTACCCAGCGAGTTCAAACGAGGCATCGATGTGTTTGGCGACGAGCTCGGCCCGGAACTGGCCCTGATGCGGAAACTCAAAGAAGAGTTTGATCCAAAGCGTCTGTTGAACCCCGGTCGCTTCGTGGGAGGGATCTGA
- a CDS encoding metallopeptidase family protein — MRNDKDRYWDCLDQAMDASHRGRTEEALAWLDEALRAYPAGAEAHNGRGEILWDDGRVDEAVHEFERAIHADSKFIAAHLNRIELMIEELGAFDTALQLCDELLSGRLDLPRPEKSVQAEVYYLKSKALFYVDDLEGAIFLVRRAGKASGDQPAYSAFEGQLLFELGRYEEAKRVLEHTAIADPDSAHVVYYLGLVLEHLEDPDAAEAFARANSLDPNHYPMPMEVSREEFEEIVAEALDNLPRSIREYIADVPVLLEDLPSREMIAAENVSPQILGLFVGSPRTETLATSPALDLDRVLLFIKNHEKICHDREELIEQVQITVRHEIGHYLGLDEEDMDRLGLA; from the coding sequence ATGCGGAACGATAAGGACAGATACTGGGACTGCCTGGATCAGGCGATGGATGCCTCCCATCGGGGTCGCACGGAAGAAGCCCTCGCCTGGCTCGACGAAGCCCTGCGCGCCTATCCCGCCGGCGCTGAGGCCCACAACGGTCGCGGTGAAATTCTCTGGGACGACGGTAGGGTCGACGAAGCGGTTCACGAGTTTGAACGCGCGATCCACGCGGATTCCAAGTTCATCGCCGCACACTTGAACCGCATCGAACTCATGATCGAAGAACTGGGTGCGTTCGATACCGCGCTTCAGCTATGCGATGAGCTGCTATCGGGACGTCTTGATCTGCCCCGACCCGAAAAATCAGTACAGGCCGAGGTCTACTATCTCAAGTCGAAAGCGTTGTTCTATGTCGACGACCTCGAAGGGGCAATCTTCCTCGTGCGCCGGGCGGGCAAGGCTTCGGGGGATCAGCCCGCGTACTCTGCCTTCGAAGGTCAGTTGCTGTTTGAGTTGGGTCGCTACGAAGAAGCCAAACGCGTGCTCGAGCACACGGCGATCGCCGATCCAGATTCGGCCCACGTCGTCTACTACCTCGGCCTCGTGTTGGAGCATCTCGAAGATCCCGATGCCGCCGAAGCGTTCGCACGGGCCAATTCCCTCGATCCGAACCACTACCCAATGCCGATGGAGGTCAGCCGGGAGGAATTCGAGGAGATCGTCGCCGAGGCTCTCGACAACCTCCCGCGCTCGATCCGCGAATACATCGCCGATGTCCCAGTCTTGCTGGAAGACCTTCCGTCCCGAGAGATGATTGCCGCGGAGAACGTATCCCCTCAAATTCTGGGGCTCTTTGTCGGTTCGCCACGCACCGAAACGTTGGCGACTTCCCCGGCTCTCGATCTCGATCGCGTCCTGCTCTTCATCAAGAATCACGAGAAGATCTGCCACGATCGCGAAGAACTCATCGAACAGGTCCAGATCACCGTGAGGCACGAGATTGGTCACTACCTGGGCCTCGACGAAGAAGACATGGATCGCCTGGGCCTGGCCTGA